TCTGATATCAACCCAGAAATAAAACGCGCCTTGAGGCTCAGCGACTTTGAATTGCTCAATAGAAGACAATTCTTTTAAGCCCGAAAACTTTCTTTTAATAAGCTTTGCAACCACTTCTGCGATATCGCCTTCACTTACCTTAAGGCCCGCAAGCAACGCATGTTGTGAAATACTTGAAGGTGAACCCGTTGACTGACTTTGGTAATCAGCCATGGCCGTGATTAAACGTTCAGGGCCCGCGGCCCAACCGATTCTCCAGCCCGTCATTGAATAAGCTTTTGAGCCGCCGTTCACCAGCACCGTACGATCACGAAGATCCGGTGCCACTTGCAAGATGTGGGGCGCTACTTTTGTGCCATCGAAAACCAAGCGGTTATAGATGTCATCAGAAATGATCGCTACGTGCGGATGTTTTCTTAAAACTTCCGCCAATGCCTTTAGTTCTTCAGCAGAATACTGCAATCCAGTTGGGTTGCTTGGCGAGCAGAACAAGAACGCTCTCGTTTTGGCGTTGATGGCTTTTTCTAAAAGCTCCGGAGTGATTTTGAAGTTTTCAACCTCACCGCATTCAACGATGTGGGGAACCCCGTCGGCAAGTTCGATCATCGTTGGATAGCTGACCCAATATGGTGTCGCCACGATCACTTCATCGCCAGGGCTGCATAACATCTGCAAAGCTGCAAAGATGATGTACTTGGCACCTGAAGCTACGGTGATTTCTTTAGGAGTGTATTCAAAGCCAAGCTCCGTTTTAATTTTCTCAGAGATAGCTTTACGCAACTCTAAAGTTCCACTTGCAGGAGTGTATTTTGTGATTCCTTTTTGAATCGCCTCTATCCCCGCCTCTGACGGCGCTTTGAACGTTGGCCAGTCAGGCTCACCTACTGTCAACGAGATGACATCGTGACCTTGCGAAGCTAGTTCGCGGGCTTTTGCCACTAGGAAAAGAGTGGGAGAGGTCTTTAAGTTTTGGGCTCTTTTAGAAAGTTGTATCAAGACTTACTCCTTTTTTTTATATTTTTTTTCCAAAGCTGAGATAACGATTTCCGGAACAAGATCTTTAAGTGCTCCGCCATTCACGGCAATTTCTTTTACGCCACGGGAAGAGATGTAATAATACTCAGGGCTTGCGAACACCAAAAGAGTTTCAATTTCCGGCGCTAATTTTTTATTCATATTCGCCATGGTCATTTCATATTCAAAGTCCACCACAGCACGCAGTCCACGCACAATCACTTGGGCATTGGCTTTTTTCATATAATCGACGGTCAGGCCACCGAAGATATCAACCTTTACGTTTTTTGTGTGCGGCAATGACTGTTCGATCAAAGCCTTTCTTTCTTCAGCCGTGAACAAAGATTGTTTTTGCGAAGATTGAGCAACCAGTACGATCACTTGGTCATAAAAAGGTGCGATACGATTGATGATATCAACGTGACCCATTGTGATCGGATCAAAACTTCCAGGATATACCGCAATTTTAGTCATTCGTTTGCTCACCTTCCAGGGCACTTTCGTGGCAGAACATGCTTAGGATCTTATCGCCAAATTCTTTTTTACTGAAGCGGACAAGTGAACCATAGCGATCTTCCATGCGTTCTTTACGCTCTGATTCAATTGCTAACACTGTGTGCGCTCCAAATCCAGCACTGACACTGGCCGCTTCCATTACGAAATGGGCCATCTTTTCAGTAAAAGGTGGGTCGGCAAAAATAATATCAAAAGGTTCGCCTTCATAGGACTTTAAAAAGGCCAAGACATCCATGTTAATAATTTTTAACTGGTCAGCAGGTACCTTTAGCTTTTCAAGGTTCTGTCTGGTGATGGTTAAGGACTTTGGATTTTTTTCGACAAATGTACAAAAGCTCGCACCACGGGAAAGTGCTTCGATTCCCAGATTCCCTGTTCCACAAAAAAGGTCAGCAACCTTGGAATCTTCCATTTGGAATTGCAATTTATTGAAAAGAGTTTCTTTCACGCGATCTGTGGTCGGGCGAATGTGATCAGCCTTAAATGCAACTAATTGGTGACCTTTGTACTTACCGGCAATAATTCTCATGCTAACAAATCCTCAGCCATCTTCACGACTGCAAAAATATCTTCAAACGGTTTAGGTACAAAAAGATTCGCACCCATCTGCTGAGCCGTCTGCATATTATGCTCACCGGAAAATGCCGACATCAAGATAACTTTTGCTTTTGAGTCTGAACCGATTTCTTTTAAAACTTCAGGGCCCGTCATTCCGGGCATTAAGACATCTAAGAAAACCAAATCAGGATTAATACTTTTCCAAAATTGAAGACCTTCGGTTCCGTTTACAGCTTCAGTAACTTCATAACCTTTGTTTTTTAAGGCGCGACTTAAAGAGCGACGGACTAAAACTTCATCATCTACGATCAGAATTTTCATAAGCCGGCCCCGGTGAACCCGGAGTTAGGCAGACTCCGGACTTTTATGAGGGAGCACGATAGTGAAACAGGTTCCATGAGGTTCCACATTGCGAAATTGGATGGTGCCCCCAAATTTTTCAATTATGGACTTTGACATACTTAACCCAAGACCGGTGCCGTGTCCCTCTTTTTTTGTGGTAAAAAAAGGTTCAAAGATGCGTCGTTGAATATCTGCTGGTATGCCTGGACCGGTA
This is a stretch of genomic DNA from Bdellovibrio reynosensis. It encodes these proteins:
- a CDS encoding pyridoxal phosphate-dependent aminotransferase, whose amino-acid sequence is MIQLSKRAQNLKTSPTLFLVAKARELASQGHDVISLTVGEPDWPTFKAPSEAGIEAIQKGITKYTPASGTLELRKAISEKIKTELGFEYTPKEITVASGAKYIIFAALQMLCSPGDEVIVATPYWVSYPTMIELADGVPHIVECGEVENFKITPELLEKAINAKTRAFLFCSPSNPTGLQYSAEELKALAEVLRKHPHVAIISDDIYNRLVFDGTKVAPHILQVAPDLRDRTVLVNGGSKAYSMTGWRIGWAAGPERLITAMADYQSQSTGSPSSISQHALLAGLKVSEGDIAEVVAKLIKRKFSGLKELSSIEQFKVAEPQGAFYFWVDIRSCLGKTYKDKLVRTSKDFCDILLDQYFVATVPGAECGTEGFMRLSFAVSEETMSRAIKRMKEFVGELA
- the coaD gene encoding pantetheine-phosphate adenylyltransferase; this encodes MTKIAVYPGSFDPITMGHVDIINRIAPFYDQVIVLVAQSSQKQSLFTAEERKALIEQSLPHTKNVKVDIFGGLTVDYMKKANAQVIVRGLRAVVDFEYEMTMANMNKKLAPEIETLLVFASPEYYYISSRGVKEIAVNGGALKDLVPEIVISALEKKYKKKE
- the rsmD gene encoding 16S rRNA (guanine(966)-N(2))-methyltransferase RsmD, whose translation is MRIIAGKYKGHQLVAFKADHIRPTTDRVKETLFNKLQFQMEDSKVADLFCGTGNLGIEALSRGASFCTFVEKNPKSLTITRQNLEKLKVPADQLKIINMDVLAFLKSYEGEPFDIIFADPPFTEKMAHFVMEAASVSAGFGAHTVLAIESERKERMEDRYGSLVRFSKKEFGDKILSMFCHESALEGEQTND
- a CDS encoding response regulator, giving the protein MKILIVDDEVLVRRSLSRALKNKGYEVTEAVNGTEGLQFWKSINPDLVFLDVLMPGMTGPEVLKEIGSDSKAKVILMSAFSGEHNMQTAQQMGANLFVPKPFEDIFAVVKMAEDLLA